One Phaseolus vulgaris cultivar G19833 chromosome 11, P. vulgaris v2.0, whole genome shotgun sequence genomic window carries:
- the LOC137826144 gene encoding kinesin-like protein KIN-7E isoform X1, protein MGAIAGEELLKWEKMQGVSGREEKILVSIRLRPLNEKEIAANESADWECINDTTILYRNTLREGSTFPSAYTFDKVFRGDCATRQVYEEGAKEVALSVVGGINSSIFAYGQTSSGKTYTMVGITEYAVADIFDYIKRHEERAFILKFSAIEIYNEIVRDLLSTDNSPLRLRDDPERGPILEKLTEETLRDWGHLKELIAFSEAQRQVGETYLNEKSSRSHQIIRLTMESSAREFLGKGNSATLVAGVNFVDLAGSERASQASSAGMRLKEGCHINRSLLTLGTVIRKLSNGRHGHINYRDSKLTRILQPCLGGNARTAIICTLSPARSHVEQTRNTLLFACCAKEVTTKAQVNVVMSDKALVKHLQKEVARLESELKTPGAPVTSNCDYATLLRKKDLQIEKMEKEIRELTKQRDLAQSRVEDLLRMVGKEQISGKEGEDIWEDDCSVSESSSICGPHHPNTHREFNNPHYIDGDSGSNPEEDTEDYCKEVRCVDIGELTSPISGVESGTGQEISSHLSEDTGDSQIQENSTLLERRLHDVQSTIDSLICPSPDEQSPLVMSENVSNYRNRKLTRSWSCTEYHMTGSPESVGVIQRTPANGYDKGFPGRPDGLRRKFPQLNYDGSIKLLRNGSQSSMGSLSVDDLRASSIRTSADEDIASIQTFVTGMKEMVKQEYEKQLFDGQDHEAGRKRNVKDAGVDPMLETSGTPLDWSLQFSRQQKEIIELWQSCCVPLTHRTYFFLLFRGDPTDSIYMEVELRRLSFLKETFSDGNQSVRDSQTITLASSVKALRRERGMLVKLMHRRLSDKERIRLYEEWGISLDSKRRRLQLVNRLWSENDTNHVMQSATIVAKLVRFWERGKALKEMFGLSFTPQITGRRSSYSWKNSSASLL, encoded by the exons ATGGGAGCTATCGCTGGAGAAGAGCTGCTGAAATGGGAGAAGATGCAAGGAGTGAGTGGCCGCGAAGAGAAGATTCTTGTGTCAATAAGGCTGAGGCCTCTGAATGAGAAGGAGATTGCCGCTAATGAATCAGCAGACTGGGAATGCATTAATGATACTACCATCTTGTATCGGAACACACTGCGTGAGGGATCCACATTTCCAAGTGCCTACACATTTG ACAAAGTATTTCGGGGTGATTGTGCCACAAGGCAGGTATATGAGGAAGGAGCCAAAGAAGTTGCTCTTTCAGTTGTTGGTGGAATTAACT CAAGTATTTTTGCATACGGGCAAACAAGTAGTGGAAAGACATATACGATGGTTGGAATAACCGAATACGCTGTTGCTGATATTTTTGACTATATAAAGAGG CATGAAGAAAGAGCATTTATATTGAAGTTCTCAGCAATTGAAATTTACAATGAAATTGTTCGAGACCTCCTCAGTACTGACAACAGTCCACTTAGGCTACGTGATGATCCAGAG AGAGGACCCATTTTAGAGAAACTCACAGAGGAGACACTACGAGACTGGGGGCATTTAAAAGAGCTTATAGCCTTCAGTGAAG CTCAGAGACAGGTGGGAGAGACATACCTAAATGAAAAGAGTTCTAGATCTCACCAAATTATCAGATTG ACAATGGAAAGTTCTGCCAGGGAATTCCTAGGCAAAGGCAACTCGGCCACCCTAGTAGCTGGTGTG AATTTTGTTGATTTGGCGGGGAGTGAGCGTGCATCTCAGGCATCATCAGCTGGGATGAGACTAAAAGAAGGGTGCCATATAAACCGGAGTTTACTTACTCTTGGAACAGTTATTCGCAAGCTTAG TAATGGGAGACATGGACACATCAATTACAGAGATTCCAAGTTGACACGTATACTTCAGCCTTGCTTGGGTGGAAATGCTAGGACGGCTATCATTTGCACTTTGAGCCCTGCACGAAGTCATGTTGAGCAAACCAGAAACACACTTCTTTTTGCTTGTTGTGCAAAAGAAGTGACCACTAAAGCACAGGTTAATGTTGTGATGTCTGATAAGGCCTTGGTCAAGCATTTGCAGAAAGAGGTGGCTAGATTAGAGAGTGAGTTGAAAACTCCTGGTGCTCCTGTTACCTCCAATTGTGATTATGCAACATTGTTGAGAAAGAAAGATCTCCAAATAGAGAAG ATGGAGAAGGAGATTAGGGAGCTAACTAAGCAACGTGACCTTGCTCAATCAAGGGTTGAAGATTTGCTGCGCATGGTCGGAAAGGAGCAGATATCTGGAAAA GAAGGGGAAGATATATGGGAAGATGATTGTTCAGTATCAGAGTCATCGAGCATTTGTGGTCCTCATCATCCTAATACACACAGAGAGTTCAACAACCCTCATTATATTGATGGAGATAGTGGAAGTAATCCTGAAG AAGACACTGAAGATTACTGCAAGGAAGTTCGATGTGTTGACATTGGAGAGTTAACTTCACCAATATCTGGAGTGGAAAGTGGAACAGGCCAGGAAATATCTTCACATTTGAGTGAAGATACTGGCGACAGCCAGATCCAAGAAAATTCAACACTGCTGGAGCGGAGACTGCATGATGTACAGTCAACCATTGATTCTCTTATATGTCCTTCTCCTGATGAACAATCTCCGCTGGTCATGTCAGAAAATGTGTCAAATTATAGGAATCGTAAATTAACAAGAAGCTGGAGTTGTACGGAATATCACATGACTGGTTCTCCGGAGTCAGTGGGAGTAATACAGAGGACTCCAGCCAATGGATATGATAAAGGATTCCCTGGTAGGCCAGATGGTTTGCGGAGAAAGTTTCCTCAGTTGAATTATGATGGTTCCATAAAATTGTTAAGGAATGGTTCTCAGTCTTCCATGGGAAGTCTTTCTGTGGATGATCTTAGAGCGAGCAGCATTAGAACATCTGCTGATGAGGATATTGCTAGCATCCAGACTTTTGTTACTGGGATGAAAGAAATGGTCAAACAAGAATATGAAAAACAGCTTTTTGATGGTCAG GACCATGAGGCAGGAAGAAAGAGGAACGTGAAAGACGCAGGTGTGGATCCAATGTTGGAGACATCTGGAACTCCTTTAGACTGGTCTCTGCAATTCAGTAGACAGCAAAAAGAGATAATTGAACTGTGGCAATCATGCTGTGTACCATTGACCCACAGGACCTACTTCTTTCTTTTGTTCAGGGGTGATCCAACAGATTCCATTTACATGGAGGTAGAACTTAGAAGACTATCCTTCCTGAAAGAAACATTTTCTGATGGAAACCAGTCTGTGAGAGATAGTCAGACAATCACACTAGCTTCAAG CGTGAAAGCACTTCGGCGAGAAAGAGGAATGCTTGTGAAGCTTATGCACAGGAGGCTTTCCGATAAGGAGAGAATAAGGCTGTACGAGGAGTGGGGCATTTCATTGGATTCAAAGCGCAGGAGACTGCAACTAGTGAACCGTTTGTGGAGCGAAAATGATACGAACCACGTAATGCAAAGTGCTACGATAGTTGCCAAGTTAGTGAGGTTTTGGGAGAGGGGCAAGGCCCTCAAGGAGATGTTTGGGCTTAGCTTCACACCCCAAATCACAGGGCGGAGATCATCTTATTCATGGAAAAATAGCTCAGCATCACTTTTATAG
- the LOC137826144 gene encoding kinesin-like protein KIN-7E isoform X2 encodes MGAIAGEELLKWEKMQGVSGREEKILVSIRLRPLNEKEIAANESADWECINDTTILYRNTLREGSTFPSAYTFDKVFRGDCATRQVYEEGAKEVALSVVGGINSSIFAYGQTSSGKTYTMVGITEYAVADIFDYIKRHEERAFILKFSAIEIYNEIVRDLLSTDNSPLRLRDDPERGPILEKLTEETLRDWGHLKELIAFSEAQRQVGETYLNEKSSRSHQIIRLTMESSAREFLGKGNSATLVAGVNFVDLAGSERASQASSAGMRLKEGCHINRSLLTLGTVIRKLSNGRHGHINYRDSKLTRILQPCLGGNARTAIICTLSPARSHVEQTRNTLLFACCAKEVTTKAQVNVVMSDKALVKHLQKEVARLESELKTPGAPVTSNCDYATLLRKKDLQIEKMEKEIRELTKQRDLAQSRVEDLLRMVGKEQISGKEGEDIWEDDCSVSESSSICGPHHPNTHREFNNPHYIDGDSGSNPEDTEDYCKEVRCVDIGELTSPISGVESGTGQEISSHLSEDTGDSQIQENSTLLERRLHDVQSTIDSLICPSPDEQSPLVMSENVSNYRNRKLTRSWSCTEYHMTGSPESVGVIQRTPANGYDKGFPGRPDGLRRKFPQLNYDGSIKLLRNGSQSSMGSLSVDDLRASSIRTSADEDIASIQTFVTGMKEMVKQEYEKQLFDGQDHEAGRKRNVKDAGVDPMLETSGTPLDWSLQFSRQQKEIIELWQSCCVPLTHRTYFFLLFRGDPTDSIYMEVELRRLSFLKETFSDGNQSVRDSQTITLASSVKALRRERGMLVKLMHRRLSDKERIRLYEEWGISLDSKRRRLQLVNRLWSENDTNHVMQSATIVAKLVRFWERGKALKEMFGLSFTPQITGRRSSYSWKNSSASLL; translated from the exons ATGGGAGCTATCGCTGGAGAAGAGCTGCTGAAATGGGAGAAGATGCAAGGAGTGAGTGGCCGCGAAGAGAAGATTCTTGTGTCAATAAGGCTGAGGCCTCTGAATGAGAAGGAGATTGCCGCTAATGAATCAGCAGACTGGGAATGCATTAATGATACTACCATCTTGTATCGGAACACACTGCGTGAGGGATCCACATTTCCAAGTGCCTACACATTTG ACAAAGTATTTCGGGGTGATTGTGCCACAAGGCAGGTATATGAGGAAGGAGCCAAAGAAGTTGCTCTTTCAGTTGTTGGTGGAATTAACT CAAGTATTTTTGCATACGGGCAAACAAGTAGTGGAAAGACATATACGATGGTTGGAATAACCGAATACGCTGTTGCTGATATTTTTGACTATATAAAGAGG CATGAAGAAAGAGCATTTATATTGAAGTTCTCAGCAATTGAAATTTACAATGAAATTGTTCGAGACCTCCTCAGTACTGACAACAGTCCACTTAGGCTACGTGATGATCCAGAG AGAGGACCCATTTTAGAGAAACTCACAGAGGAGACACTACGAGACTGGGGGCATTTAAAAGAGCTTATAGCCTTCAGTGAAG CTCAGAGACAGGTGGGAGAGACATACCTAAATGAAAAGAGTTCTAGATCTCACCAAATTATCAGATTG ACAATGGAAAGTTCTGCCAGGGAATTCCTAGGCAAAGGCAACTCGGCCACCCTAGTAGCTGGTGTG AATTTTGTTGATTTGGCGGGGAGTGAGCGTGCATCTCAGGCATCATCAGCTGGGATGAGACTAAAAGAAGGGTGCCATATAAACCGGAGTTTACTTACTCTTGGAACAGTTATTCGCAAGCTTAG TAATGGGAGACATGGACACATCAATTACAGAGATTCCAAGTTGACACGTATACTTCAGCCTTGCTTGGGTGGAAATGCTAGGACGGCTATCATTTGCACTTTGAGCCCTGCACGAAGTCATGTTGAGCAAACCAGAAACACACTTCTTTTTGCTTGTTGTGCAAAAGAAGTGACCACTAAAGCACAGGTTAATGTTGTGATGTCTGATAAGGCCTTGGTCAAGCATTTGCAGAAAGAGGTGGCTAGATTAGAGAGTGAGTTGAAAACTCCTGGTGCTCCTGTTACCTCCAATTGTGATTATGCAACATTGTTGAGAAAGAAAGATCTCCAAATAGAGAAG ATGGAGAAGGAGATTAGGGAGCTAACTAAGCAACGTGACCTTGCTCAATCAAGGGTTGAAGATTTGCTGCGCATGGTCGGAAAGGAGCAGATATCTGGAAAA GAAGGGGAAGATATATGGGAAGATGATTGTTCAGTATCAGAGTCATCGAGCATTTGTGGTCCTCATCATCCTAATACACACAGAGAGTTCAACAACCCTCATTATATTGATGGAGATAGTGGAAGTAATCCTGAAG ACACTGAAGATTACTGCAAGGAAGTTCGATGTGTTGACATTGGAGAGTTAACTTCACCAATATCTGGAGTGGAAAGTGGAACAGGCCAGGAAATATCTTCACATTTGAGTGAAGATACTGGCGACAGCCAGATCCAAGAAAATTCAACACTGCTGGAGCGGAGACTGCATGATGTACAGTCAACCATTGATTCTCTTATATGTCCTTCTCCTGATGAACAATCTCCGCTGGTCATGTCAGAAAATGTGTCAAATTATAGGAATCGTAAATTAACAAGAAGCTGGAGTTGTACGGAATATCACATGACTGGTTCTCCGGAGTCAGTGGGAGTAATACAGAGGACTCCAGCCAATGGATATGATAAAGGATTCCCTGGTAGGCCAGATGGTTTGCGGAGAAAGTTTCCTCAGTTGAATTATGATGGTTCCATAAAATTGTTAAGGAATGGTTCTCAGTCTTCCATGGGAAGTCTTTCTGTGGATGATCTTAGAGCGAGCAGCATTAGAACATCTGCTGATGAGGATATTGCTAGCATCCAGACTTTTGTTACTGGGATGAAAGAAATGGTCAAACAAGAATATGAAAAACAGCTTTTTGATGGTCAG GACCATGAGGCAGGAAGAAAGAGGAACGTGAAAGACGCAGGTGTGGATCCAATGTTGGAGACATCTGGAACTCCTTTAGACTGGTCTCTGCAATTCAGTAGACAGCAAAAAGAGATAATTGAACTGTGGCAATCATGCTGTGTACCATTGACCCACAGGACCTACTTCTTTCTTTTGTTCAGGGGTGATCCAACAGATTCCATTTACATGGAGGTAGAACTTAGAAGACTATCCTTCCTGAAAGAAACATTTTCTGATGGAAACCAGTCTGTGAGAGATAGTCAGACAATCACACTAGCTTCAAG CGTGAAAGCACTTCGGCGAGAAAGAGGAATGCTTGTGAAGCTTATGCACAGGAGGCTTTCCGATAAGGAGAGAATAAGGCTGTACGAGGAGTGGGGCATTTCATTGGATTCAAAGCGCAGGAGACTGCAACTAGTGAACCGTTTGTGGAGCGAAAATGATACGAACCACGTAATGCAAAGTGCTACGATAGTTGCCAAGTTAGTGAGGTTTTGGGAGAGGGGCAAGGCCCTCAAGGAGATGTTTGGGCTTAGCTTCACACCCCAAATCACAGGGCGGAGATCATCTTATTCATGGAAAAATAGCTCAGCATCACTTTTATAG
- the LOC137826144 gene encoding kinesin-like protein KIN-7E isoform X3, producing the protein MVGITEYAVADIFDYIKRHEERAFILKFSAIEIYNEIVRDLLSTDNSPLRLRDDPERGPILEKLTEETLRDWGHLKELIAFSEAQRQVGETYLNEKSSRSHQIIRLTMESSAREFLGKGNSATLVAGVNFVDLAGSERASQASSAGMRLKEGCHINRSLLTLGTVIRKLSNGRHGHINYRDSKLTRILQPCLGGNARTAIICTLSPARSHVEQTRNTLLFACCAKEVTTKAQVNVVMSDKALVKHLQKEVARLESELKTPGAPVTSNCDYATLLRKKDLQIEKMEKEIRELTKQRDLAQSRVEDLLRMVGKEQISGKEGEDIWEDDCSVSESSSICGPHHPNTHREFNNPHYIDGDSGSNPEDTEDYCKEVRCVDIGELTSPISGVESGTGQEISSHLSEDTGDSQIQENSTLLERRLHDVQSTIDSLICPSPDEQSPLVMSENVSNYRNRKLTRSWSCTEYHMTGSPESVGVIQRTPANGYDKGFPGRPDGLRRKFPQLNYDGSIKLLRNGSQSSMGSLSVDDLRASSIRTSADEDIASIQTFVTGMKEMVKQEYEKQLFDGQDHEAGRKRNVKDAGVDPMLETSGTPLDWSLQFSRQQKEIIELWQSCCVPLTHRTYFFLLFRGDPTDSIYMEVELRRLSFLKETFSDGNQSVRDSQTITLASSVKALRRERGMLVKLMHRRLSDKERIRLYEEWGISLDSKRRRLQLVNRLWSENDTNHVMQSATIVAKLVRFWERGKALKEMFGLSFTPQITGRRSSYSWKNSSASLL; encoded by the exons ATGGTTGGAATAACCGAATACGCTGTTGCTGATATTTTTGACTATATAAAGAGG CATGAAGAAAGAGCATTTATATTGAAGTTCTCAGCAATTGAAATTTACAATGAAATTGTTCGAGACCTCCTCAGTACTGACAACAGTCCACTTAGGCTACGTGATGATCCAGAG AGAGGACCCATTTTAGAGAAACTCACAGAGGAGACACTACGAGACTGGGGGCATTTAAAAGAGCTTATAGCCTTCAGTGAAG CTCAGAGACAGGTGGGAGAGACATACCTAAATGAAAAGAGTTCTAGATCTCACCAAATTATCAGATTG ACAATGGAAAGTTCTGCCAGGGAATTCCTAGGCAAAGGCAACTCGGCCACCCTAGTAGCTGGTGTG AATTTTGTTGATTTGGCGGGGAGTGAGCGTGCATCTCAGGCATCATCAGCTGGGATGAGACTAAAAGAAGGGTGCCATATAAACCGGAGTTTACTTACTCTTGGAACAGTTATTCGCAAGCTTAG TAATGGGAGACATGGACACATCAATTACAGAGATTCCAAGTTGACACGTATACTTCAGCCTTGCTTGGGTGGAAATGCTAGGACGGCTATCATTTGCACTTTGAGCCCTGCACGAAGTCATGTTGAGCAAACCAGAAACACACTTCTTTTTGCTTGTTGTGCAAAAGAAGTGACCACTAAAGCACAGGTTAATGTTGTGATGTCTGATAAGGCCTTGGTCAAGCATTTGCAGAAAGAGGTGGCTAGATTAGAGAGTGAGTTGAAAACTCCTGGTGCTCCTGTTACCTCCAATTGTGATTATGCAACATTGTTGAGAAAGAAAGATCTCCAAATAGAGAAG ATGGAGAAGGAGATTAGGGAGCTAACTAAGCAACGTGACCTTGCTCAATCAAGGGTTGAAGATTTGCTGCGCATGGTCGGAAAGGAGCAGATATCTGGAAAA GAAGGGGAAGATATATGGGAAGATGATTGTTCAGTATCAGAGTCATCGAGCATTTGTGGTCCTCATCATCCTAATACACACAGAGAGTTCAACAACCCTCATTATATTGATGGAGATAGTGGAAGTAATCCTGAAG ACACTGAAGATTACTGCAAGGAAGTTCGATGTGTTGACATTGGAGAGTTAACTTCACCAATATCTGGAGTGGAAAGTGGAACAGGCCAGGAAATATCTTCACATTTGAGTGAAGATACTGGCGACAGCCAGATCCAAGAAAATTCAACACTGCTGGAGCGGAGACTGCATGATGTACAGTCAACCATTGATTCTCTTATATGTCCTTCTCCTGATGAACAATCTCCGCTGGTCATGTCAGAAAATGTGTCAAATTATAGGAATCGTAAATTAACAAGAAGCTGGAGTTGTACGGAATATCACATGACTGGTTCTCCGGAGTCAGTGGGAGTAATACAGAGGACTCCAGCCAATGGATATGATAAAGGATTCCCTGGTAGGCCAGATGGTTTGCGGAGAAAGTTTCCTCAGTTGAATTATGATGGTTCCATAAAATTGTTAAGGAATGGTTCTCAGTCTTCCATGGGAAGTCTTTCTGTGGATGATCTTAGAGCGAGCAGCATTAGAACATCTGCTGATGAGGATATTGCTAGCATCCAGACTTTTGTTACTGGGATGAAAGAAATGGTCAAACAAGAATATGAAAAACAGCTTTTTGATGGTCAG GACCATGAGGCAGGAAGAAAGAGGAACGTGAAAGACGCAGGTGTGGATCCAATGTTGGAGACATCTGGAACTCCTTTAGACTGGTCTCTGCAATTCAGTAGACAGCAAAAAGAGATAATTGAACTGTGGCAATCATGCTGTGTACCATTGACCCACAGGACCTACTTCTTTCTTTTGTTCAGGGGTGATCCAACAGATTCCATTTACATGGAGGTAGAACTTAGAAGACTATCCTTCCTGAAAGAAACATTTTCTGATGGAAACCAGTCTGTGAGAGATAGTCAGACAATCACACTAGCTTCAAG CGTGAAAGCACTTCGGCGAGAAAGAGGAATGCTTGTGAAGCTTATGCACAGGAGGCTTTCCGATAAGGAGAGAATAAGGCTGTACGAGGAGTGGGGCATTTCATTGGATTCAAAGCGCAGGAGACTGCAACTAGTGAACCGTTTGTGGAGCGAAAATGATACGAACCACGTAATGCAAAGTGCTACGATAGTTGCCAAGTTAGTGAGGTTTTGGGAGAGGGGCAAGGCCCTCAAGGAGATGTTTGGGCTTAGCTTCACACCCCAAATCACAGGGCGGAGATCATCTTATTCATGGAAAAATAGCTCAGCATCACTTTTATAG